A region of Lycium barbarum isolate Lr01 chromosome 3, ASM1917538v2, whole genome shotgun sequence DNA encodes the following proteins:
- the LOC132630946 gene encoding uncharacterized protein LOC132630946 — protein sequence MEPFQDLIAIEDYRRKLGFQNCKVNSSGKIWIFWIDEWLGVVVSESEQQVTLQLTHSSMNQTVLVSVVYAKCDRQEREDLWEDIIALANQQDYPWIIEGDFNVIVSDEEKQGGLPVSSNETLDFSTCIQSCGLIDVGFNGSKFTWWNGRTEEDCIFKRLDRILVNQQVLDILPSTAVTRMIRHGSDHAPLHLESNSNAQHIVKSFKFLNFWTKHHTFMEVVKENWTVDLCGNPFYVFHHKLKKLKKALVQWSRNTYGNIFQQIATIEDTIKVKELQFENNASRENRMLLHQAQAELTRFLHLEEEYWKQKASMKWFNDGDRNTKFFHSYVRGRRNKLTLKRIQDPSGTWLENEVDIGSEAIRFFEAQFNEQNSGGDYALLKNILN from the coding sequence atggaaccttttcaagatcttattgctattgaagatTACAGAAGGAAGTTAGGCTTTCAGAATTGCAAGGTGAATAGTTCAGGAAAAATCTGGATTTTTTGGATAGATGAATGGCTAGGTGTAGTTGTATCTGAATCAGAACAGCAGGTGACCTTGCAACTAACTCACTCATCCATGAATCAAACAGTGCTGGTGTCAGTAGTATATGCTAAATGTGATAGACAAGAGAGGGAGGATTTGTGGGAAGATATAATAGCTTTGGCAAATCAGCAGGACTATCCTTGGATAATAGAAGGGGATTTTAATGTCATAGTGTCTGATGAGGAAAAGCAAGGTGGCCTTCCAGTCTCATCCAATGAGACCTTGGATTTTTCTACCTGTATACAAAGTTGTGGTTTGATTGATGTAGGATTCAATGGAAGTAAATTCACCTGGTGGAATGGGAGGACTGAAGAAGATTGCATATTTAAAAGGTTAGATAGAATACTGGTGAATCAGCAAGTTCTGGATATCCTTCCATCCACAGCAGTGACTCGTATGATTAGAcatggttctgatcatgcacccCTACATCTTGAGAGTAACAGCAATGCACAACACATTGTCAAATCTTTTAAGTTTCTTAACTTCTGGACAAAGCATCATACATTTATGGAGGTGGTAAAGGAGAATTGGACTGTTGATTTATGTGGAAATCCATTCTATGTATTTCATCACAAGCTGAAGAAACTTAAAAAAGCACTGGTTCAATGGAGCAGAAACACATATGGGAATATATTTCAGCAGATTGCCACTATAGAAGATACTATAAAGGTGAAGGAGTTGCAGTTTGAAAATAATGCTTCAAGGGAGAATAGAATGCTGTTACATCAGGCACAGGCTGAACTAACCAGATTTTTACACTTGGAGGAAGAGTATTGGAAGCAGAAAGCTAGTATGAAATGGTTCAATGATGGAGATAGAAATACAAAATTCTTCCATTCATATGTGAGGGGCAGGAGGAATAAGTTAACTTTGAAAAGAATACAAGATCCTTCTGGTACATGGTTGGAAAATGAAGTAGATATTGGTTCTGAGGCAATCAGATTTTTTGAGGCACAGTTTAATGAACAAAATTCAGGAGGGGATTATGCATTATTGAAAAATATCCTAAATTGA
- the LOC132630945 gene encoding uncharacterized protein LOC132630945, with the protein MEELPSESEVKEAIFSLNGDSASGPDGFTGQFYQKCWEVIKLDVIQMNRLAKVLPNIISHNQTGFVKGRSIAENILLAQEIIRDINLRAKHTNVVIKLYMAKAYDRLSWIFLTKVLRQFGFGEGVKQGDPLSTTLFIIAAEVLTRSLNKLHEKPSFIGYGMPKWSPQINHLSYADDTILFCYGDGCSLKLMMKRLRNYEKASGQLVNTDKSCYYIHHKVLARVNRRIKRHTKMRNRSFPFTYLGCPVFYGRRKLIYYEDLIKKVMKRILSWQNRLLSFGGRYVLINHVLQTMPVYLLSAMNPSSGVIKQLHKIFAKFFWSNTIGVKSKHWVAWDKLCLPKDEGALVLDH; encoded by the exons ATGGAAGAGTTGCCATCTGAAAGTGAAGTAAAGGAGGCTATATTTTCACTCAATGGGGATAGTGCTAGTGGGCCTGATGGATTCACAGGACAGTTCTATCAAAAATGTTGGGAGGTTATCAAATTGGATGTGATTCAAATG AATAGATTGGCAAAGGTTCTTCCTAATATTATTTCTCACAATCAGACAGGATTTGTGAAAGGAAGGAGCATTGCAGAAAACATATTGCTGGCACAGGAGATCATCAGAGATATTAACTTGAGAGCTAAACATACTAATGTGGTGATCAAATTATacatggcaaaggcatatgatagacTTTCCTGGATTTTTTTGACTAAAGTATTGAGACAGTTTGGGTTTGGAGAG GGGGTAAAACAAGGTGATCCACTTTCTACTACATTGTTCATTATAGCAGCAGAGGTTTTAACAAGGAGTCTGAATAAGCTGCATGAGAAGCCAAGTTTCATAGGCTAtggaatgccaaaatggagtcctcAAATCAATCATCTATCATATGCTGATGACACAATATTATTCTGTTATGGGGATGGATGTTCTCTAAAACTAATGATGAAGAGACTGAGGAATTATGAAAAGGCTTCAGGACAGCTGGTCAATACTGATAAAAGCTGTTATTATATTCATCACAAAGTCTTAGCCAGAGTTAATAGAAGGATTAAAAGACATACAAAGATGAGAAATAGATCCTTTCCTTTCACATATTTAGGCTGTCCAGTGTTCTATGGAAGAAGGAAATTGATATACTATGAGGATCTGATCAAAAAAGTGATGAAAAGGATTCTATCTTGGCAAAACAGATTGCTATCTTTTGGAGGCAGATATGTGCTGATCAATCATGTGCTGCAAACCATGCCAGTGTATTTACTATCAGCCATGAATCCTTCTTCTGGGGTGATAAAGCAACTGCACAAGATCTTTGCCAAATTCTTCTGGAGCAATACAATAGGGGTGAAAAGCAAACATTGGGTGGCATGGGACAAATTATGTTTACCAAAAGATGAAGGAGCATTGGTCTTAGATCACTAA